In the Pseudoalteromonas sp. A25 genome, TGCCTTCTATTACTCCAAGTTCCTCACCCACTATTGAGTGCTCAGGAAAGGCTTTAAGAATGGTATCACGGATGACGGCTTCAGCGTCTTTGTCTACGTTAGTAACAAAGTCGTTAGTGCCCTTTTGTTGAGCTTCGACTTTTGATAAATCTTCACATGCACGTAAGATCACTTTACCTGCATTACGCGCAGCGCGTACCGCAATGTTTAACATTGGATGCATAGCATTACCTTTGGGTTGTAAAAGAACATATTCGTATAGAGCCGGCGTATTCTAGCGATTTTTATCACAAAGTAAATAACTAGGCTTAAATAAAGTTGCTGTTTTTTTGTACGGTACTGTTCTGGATAAGGAATTAATTAATATCAGGTTGCTTCAAGGCTTTTTACTATGGTGCGCCCTCGTGGCTGTGGTAAACTTCGCCATTATTTTTTTCAAGGCTAGTTTATCAATGGCATTACAAGACATTCGTATCGTGTTAGTAAACACATCTCATTCAGGTAACATTGGCTCAGTAGCTCGTGCGATGAAAACCATGGGCCTGTCTAAATTGTATTTAGTTGACCCAGCGTGTGAAGTTGATAGCCATGCCAGTGCATTGGCAGCAGGCGCAACGGATGTGTTAGGTGATGCGACAATTGTAAACGAGTTATCTGAAGCCATTGAAGATTGTGCACTAACGATTGGCACAAGTGCCCGCTCTCGTACACTATCTTGGCCGATGGTGGAGCCAAGAGAATGTGCTCAAAAGTTAGTTAAAGAGTCACAAAATGGCCCTGTAGCACTGGTTTTTGGTCGTGAAAACAGTGGTTTAACAAATGAAGAACTACAGCTATGCAACTACCATGTGTGTATTCCAGCGAACCCTGAATACAGCTCGTTAAATTTAGCGATGGCTGTGCAAACGCTTACTTACGAAACGCGCATGGCGTTTTTAGATACTCAGGATGCTCAGCCAGAAGCTGACGAAGCTGTATACCCAAGTGCTAAGCAAATGGAATTATTCTATGCGCATCTAGAAAGCACACTCAATGATACGGGTTTTATTATCAAGCAACACCCCGGTATGGTAATGACCAAGCTTAAGCGCTTGTTCAACCGTGCTCGCCCTGAAGATCAAGAACTCAATATTCTACGTGGGATTTTGACTTCAATTAATAAATCAACAAACAAGTAAGTCGTATTTGCCAACGTGCCGCTATATATAGACGGTTAGATAGCAATATGAGCGGCATTGGGTAGCGATTAATACTTGACTAAATTACTCAGGTAATTACAATAAGCCTAGTACTTGACTATTTTACTCGGGTATTAGGTAACTTTAGTCGCATTACTCGTGAGTAATACTTGACTATCCTAGTCAGGTAATTAAAATTTGCTTTTTGGTAAAAAGCTAGGGGGCTTCATGAAACTGACATCAAAAGGCAGATACGCAGTAACAGCAATGTTAGACGTTGCCTTGCATGCCGAAATAGGTCCGGTCCCGCTGGCTGATATTTCAGAGCGTCAGGAAATATCTTTATCATACCTTGAACAATTATTTGCCCGACTACGTAAACATGGATTAGTCAGATCTGTACGTGGTCCAGGCGGCGGCTATCTACTTGGTCGCGATGTGCAAAGTATCTCTGTGGGAGACGTTATCAACGCGGTTGATGAGTCTGTAGACGCAACGCGTTGCCATGGGGAAGGGGGCGGTTGCCAAAGTGGTATGCGTTGTTTAACTCATACGCTTTGGTCTGATCTAAGCGTGCGCATCGAAGAGTTTTTAAACAATATTTCCCTTGCCGAGTTAGTCGCTAATTCTGATGTGCAATCTGTTGCATCGCGTCAGGACAAGAGCGTCAACAGTGCGATGAAGCAATTAGACAATATTCAAGTGAGCTGTCAACTGTAAGGTTGACGTCAAGCGGAGAAACAAATGAAATTACCGATTTATCTAGATTATGCAGCAACCACTCCGGTTGATCAGCGCGTTGCAGACGAAATGATGCAATGCCTGACGATGGATGGCAACTTTGGTAACCCAGCTTCACGCTCACACCGCTTTGGTTGGCAGGCAGAAGAGTTAGTTGACCAAGCGCGTAACGATATCGCTGATTTAATTAACGCTGATCCGCGTGAGATTGTGTTTACTTCAGGCGCAACTGAATCAAATAACTTAGCAATTAAAGGTGCGGCGCATTTCTATAAAAAGAAAGGCAAGCACATCATTACTGTTAAAACCGAGCACAAGGCCGTACTTGATACGTGTCGTGAACTTGAGCGTCAAGGCTTCGAAGTTACGTACATGGAAGTGGAAGAAAACGGCTTACTTGACTTGAAAAAGCTTGAAGCGGCAATGCGTGATGACACTATTTTAGTGAGCGTAATGCATGTGAACAACGAGCTAGGCGTTATTCAAGATATCGCGACTATTGGCGAAATGTGCCGTGAGCGCAAAATTATGTTCCACGTTGATGGTGCACAAAGCGCAGGCAAAGTGAAAATTGACTTACAAGAGCTGAAAGTTGATTTCATGTCATTCTCGGGTCACAAAGCTTATGGTCCGAAAGGGGTTGGTGCCCTTTATGTTCGTCGTAAACCACGTGCTCGCTTAGAAGCGCAGATGCACGGTGGTGGTCATGAACGTGGTATGCGTTCAGGTACGCTCGCAACGCACCAACTTGTTGGTATGGGCGCTGCGTTTCGTATTGCTAAAGAAGACTTTGATAAAGATCACGCACATATCAGCGCATTGCGTCAGCGTTTAATCGACGGCGTTATGTCAATGGATGAAGTTTATTTTAATGGTGCCATTGAGCAGTCAGTACCAGGGATTGTGAACATCAGCTTTAACTTTGTTGAAGGTGAGTCGTTATTGATGGCAGTCAAAGACATTGCGGTTTCATCAGGTTCAGCTTGTACGTCAGCAAGTTTAGAGCCGTCTTATGTGCTACGTGCATTAGGGCGTAACGATGAATTAGCACACAGCTCAATTCGCTTTAGTATTGGCCGCTTTACAACAGAAGAAGAAATTGATTACACCGTCAACCTAATCAAAGATTCAATTGGCCGTTTACGTGAAATGTCACCGCTTTGGGAAATGCATCAAGAAGGCATTGACCTAGATAGCGTTGAATGGGCACATCATTAAGCAAGTTTTTGCTTGTAGCCAAGCGTTATGAGCACATAGTGAGGAAATAGTTATGGCTTACAGTGAAAAAGTAATAGACCACGTGGAAAACCCACGTAACGTTGGTTCATTAGATAAAAATGACCCAAGCGTAGCAACTGGCATGGTAGGCGCGCCTGCATGTGGTGACGTAATGAAACTGCAAATTAAAGTATCTGAGCAAGGCATTATCGAAGACGCTAAGTTCAAAACATACGGTTGCGGTAGTGCAATTGCGTCATCATCATTAGTAACTGAGTGGGTTAAGGGTAAGAGCCTTGAAGAAGCGGCGACTATCAAGAACACGGATATCAGCGCTGAGCTTGAGTTACCACCAGTGAAAATTCACTGCTCGATTTTGGCAGAAGACGCTATTCAAGCAGCAATTGCAGACTATAAAAGTAAACAAGCGAAGTAAGAGTAAAGAACCATGGCAGTGACATTGACAGACGCAGCGGCAAACCGAGTTCAGGCCTTTTTAGCAAATCGTGGCAAAGGCATAGGTTTACGTGTTGGCATTAAAACCACGGGCTGTTCAGGTCTTGCATATGTACTCGAGTTTGTTGACGAACTAGACGAAGGCGACGAAGTATTTGAGCACAACGATGTAAAAATAATCGTTGATGCTAAGAGCCTAGTTTATATTGACGGCACCGAGCTTGATTACACCAAAGAAGGTCTTAACGAAGGGTTTAAGTTTAATAACCCAAACCAAAAAGACGAATGTGGTTGTGGTGAGAGCTTTACGGTATAAACGCCGAACTGGTTGATTTTCAAAGCCCTGCCTTGGTAGGGCTTTGTCGTATATTTGCAATGCGCGTTAAGCGCACATCTTAGGTAAGTAAAAGACATGCGCTATTTTGAGTTATTTAACATTCCAGTCGATTATAATGTTGATCTTGCAAAGATAAATCAACAATACCTAGAGCTTCAACGTGTTGTGCATCCTGATCGCTTTGCTGGTAAAGGCGAGCGAGATAAATTGTTAGCAGTGCAAAAAACGGCAGAAATAAACGATGCTTTAGCGGTATTAAAGCACCCAGTAAAACGCGCTGAGTATATGCTTAGCGAACGCGGTGTTGATATACGTGCCGAGCAGCAGACACTGCAAGATCCGATGTTTTTGATGCAGCAAATGGAGATGCGTGAAGCGCTCGAAGAGTTGCCGCAAAGTGATGATGTAGAAGCGGCAATAGAACAGTTTGAGCAGCAGATTAAGGCCCTTGATGTGGAGTTTAGTCAGCAATTAGCACAGCAGTTAAGCAGCGACAGCGAGCAAGACTTGCAGCAGGCCGCCGATAACATTCGTAAACTCAAGTTTGTATACAAGTTGCGTGACGAATTAGCGCGTATCGAAGACAGTTTATTTGATTAATTTTCTCGACCCGTTTGTTATAACGAGTCTAACAGTGAAAGAGCATTATGGCATTATTGCAAATTGCTGAGCCGGGGCAGAGCGCGGCACCACATGAACATAAATTAGCAATTGGTATTGACCTTGGAACGACTAACTCTTTGGTAGCCACAGTACAAAGCGGTGAAGCAAAAACGCTTGCTGATTTTGATGGCTCAGTGATGTTGCCATCAGTGGTACGTTATCAAGCTGAAGGTGTCGTTGTGGGCAGTGCAGCTCAGCAAGCATCTGCTGAAGACCCAACCAATACTTTGATTTCGGTAAAACGTTTTTTGGGTAAAACTCAGTTAGAAATTGAGCAAAGTTACGGCCAATTACCTTATGAATTTGAGCAAACTGATAGTGGTCTAGCGGTTAATACTGTGGCTGGACCTGTTAGCCCCGTTCAAGCTTCTGCTGAAATTTTAAAAAGCTTGCGTGCTCGTGCTGAAGCTAGTTTTGCTGGTGAAGAGCTACAAGGTACGGTGATCACTGTGCCTGCGTATTTTGATGATGCGCAGCGACAAAGTACCAAAGATGCGGCGGAGCTTGCGGGTTTAAAAGTGCTGCGTTTACTTAACGAACCCACTGCTGCTGCGGTGGCTTACGGTTTAGACTCTGGCCAAGAAGGCGTGATAGCTGTATATGATTTAGGTGGTGGTACGTTTGATATTTCTATCTTACGTTTAAATCAAGGTGTATTTGAAGTACTAGCCACGGGGGGCGACTCAAGCCTTGGTGGGGATGATTTCGATTCAGCATTGGTTAGCCTATTTAAATTACAAACGGGTATCAATGATTTAAATGCCAAAGAGCTACGTTTATTTATCAATAAAGCCAAAGCGTGTAAAGAAGCACTTAGTAGCTATGAAACCGTTAACGTTAAGCTTGAGTTGCGTGAACAAAGCCACACAGTGACAGTTACGCGTGCAGAATTTGCAGAGTTGGTGATGCCACTGGTTAAGAAAACACTAAGAGCATGTCGCCGTGCGGCAAAAGATGCTGGTGTCAGCAATGAAGAAATCTTACAAGTCGTGATGGTCGGTGGCTCAACCCGTATGCCGGTTATTCGTGAGCAAGTAGAAGGCTTTTTTGAAAAACAACCGCTTACTTCAATTGACCCAGATAGAGTTGTGGCGATTGGCGCGGCAATCCAAGCCGACATTCTCGTTGGTAACAAGCCTGATTCAGACATGTTGCTACTGGATGTACTACCATTGTCGCTAGGGTTAGAGACCATGGGGGGGTTAGTTGAGAAAATCATTCCTCGTAACACCACTATTCCAGTTGCTCGCGCGCAAGAGTTTACCACTTTTAAAGATGGCCAAACCGCGATGTCATTGCATGTGTTGCAAGGTGAGCGTGAGCTGGTAGATGACTGCCGTTCATTAGCGAAGTTTAGTCTTAAAGGTATTCCACCGATGGCGGCGGGCGCGGCGCATATTCGCGTAACTTTTAAAGTGGATGCCGATGGTTTACTGAGCGTGTCAGCGATGGAAAAATCAACCGGTGTACAGGCTGAAATACAGGTGAAACCTTCATTTGGTTTATCTGACGACCAAGTGGCACAAATGCTAAAAGAGTCAATGAGTAATGCCAAAGAAGATATGCAAGCGCGTATGCTTAAAGAACAGCAAGTTGAAGCACTGCGAGTGTTAGAGGCACTAGAAGCGTCGCTAGCGACAGATAGTGCGTTGCTTAATGAGCAGGAGCTTGCACACCTACGCGAGCAAATGACCTTGCTTGCGCAAGCGCGTGAGCAGGCACAATCGCCAGATGAAATCAAAAATGCGATTGAAAAAGTAGACGCGGCGAGCAGTGAGTTTGCATCGCGCCGTATGGATGTATCAATTAAACAAGCACTGCAAGGGCAGTCAGTAGACGAGGTTTAACATGCCACAGATCATCTTTTTACCCCATGAAGAGCTTTGTCCTGAAGGCGCAGCCATTGAAGCACCAAAAGGACAAACGGTACTAGACGCAGCGCTTAAAAATGGTATTAGCATTCCACATGCCTGTGAAAAGTCATGTGCTTGTACAACGTGCCATGTAATTGTACGCGAAGGCTTTGACTCATTAGATGAAAGCGATGAGCTAGAAGACGACATGCTAGATAAAGCATGGGGCTTAGAAGCTGAATCGCGTCTAGGTTGCCAAGCGGTGATTGCTGATGAAGATTTAGTAGTTGAAATTCCGAAGTACAATTTAAATATCGTTAACGAAGAGCATTAATCGTTACACGAGTTAAAGTATTTAAAAAGCCACAGCAAAGCGCTGTGGCTTTTTAGTATGTTTTTATCGTGATGCTCTAGTTTGGGGGGGGGCTATCGAATGCAGCAAACAATGTGTTTAGAAAGTTGCTAGCAACCTATTGGAGCTGCATCGACTCGATTTGTCCTATCACCAGTTTAAGATTAGTATTAGGTTACTAGATATAATATAAGCCGTAGTGATTGCTACGGTTTTTGTGTTTTTATGAGGTATAGCATGGTTTTATTTATGCAGTTGAAACACTCATTGATTGCGGGTGAGTGGTATCAAGGCGCACAGCATTTTGCAGTGATTAATCCGGCAAACGCTCATGTTTTAGAAGAAGTGTCAGAAGTAGATGAAGAGGGTGTCAACCAATCTCTTAGCGCGGCAAAAGATGCATTCGTGCAATTAAAAAACACCAGTGCAGCACAGCGAAGCCAGATACTGTATCGTTGGTATGAGTTAGTTATCAAAGAAAAAGAATCCTTAGCAAAGCTTCTTACTCAAGAGCAAGGCAAACCATTAAAAGAAGCACTTGGAGAAGTAGAGTACGCAGCTGGGTTTATTTTGTGGTTTGCTGAGCAAGCAAAACGAAATTATGGTGAAATTATCCCTGCAAATGATGATGAACACCAATTACGTACAATTAAACAAGGTGTGGGCGTGGTGCTTGGCATTACCCCGTGGAACTTTCC is a window encoding:
- the iscR gene encoding Fe-S cluster assembly transcriptional regulator IscR, with the translated sequence MKLTSKGRYAVTAMLDVALHAEIGPVPLADISERQEISLSYLEQLFARLRKHGLVRSVRGPGGGYLLGRDVQSISVGDVINAVDESVDATRCHGEGGGCQSGMRCLTHTLWSDLSVRIEEFLNNISLAELVANSDVQSVASRQDKSVNSAMKQLDNIQVSCQL
- the iscA gene encoding iron-sulfur cluster assembly protein IscA, yielding MAVTLTDAAANRVQAFLANRGKGIGLRVGIKTTGCSGLAYVLEFVDELDEGDEVFEHNDVKIIVDAKSLVYIDGTELDYTKEGLNEGFKFNNPNQKDECGCGESFTV
- a CDS encoding IscS subfamily cysteine desulfurase, yielding MKLPIYLDYAATTPVDQRVADEMMQCLTMDGNFGNPASRSHRFGWQAEELVDQARNDIADLINADPREIVFTSGATESNNLAIKGAAHFYKKKGKHIITVKTEHKAVLDTCRELERQGFEVTYMEVEENGLLDLKKLEAAMRDDTILVSVMHVNNELGVIQDIATIGEMCRERKIMFHVDGAQSAGKVKIDLQELKVDFMSFSGHKAYGPKGVGALYVRRKPRARLEAQMHGGGHERGMRSGTLATHQLVGMGAAFRIAKEDFDKDHAHISALRQRLIDGVMSMDEVYFNGAIEQSVPGIVNISFNFVEGESLLMAVKDIAVSSGSACTSASLEPSYVLRALGRNDELAHSSIRFSIGRFTTEEEIDYTVNLIKDSIGRLREMSPLWEMHQEGIDLDSVEWAHH
- the trmJ gene encoding tRNA (cytosine(32)/uridine(32)-2'-O)-methyltransferase TrmJ; the encoded protein is MALQDIRIVLVNTSHSGNIGSVARAMKTMGLSKLYLVDPACEVDSHASALAAGATDVLGDATIVNELSEAIEDCALTIGTSARSRTLSWPMVEPRECAQKLVKESQNGPVALVFGRENSGLTNEELQLCNYHVCIPANPEYSSLNLAMAVQTLTYETRMAFLDTQDAQPEADEAVYPSAKQMELFYAHLESTLNDTGFIIKQHPGMVMTKLKRLFNRARPEDQELNILRGILTSINKSTNK
- the iscU gene encoding Fe-S cluster assembly scaffold IscU, coding for MAYSEKVIDHVENPRNVGSLDKNDPSVATGMVGAPACGDVMKLQIKVSEQGIIEDAKFKTYGCGSAIASSSLVTEWVKGKSLEEAATIKNTDISAELELPPVKIHCSILAEDAIQAAIADYKSKQAK
- the hscA gene encoding Fe-S protein assembly chaperone HscA, which encodes MALLQIAEPGQSAAPHEHKLAIGIDLGTTNSLVATVQSGEAKTLADFDGSVMLPSVVRYQAEGVVVGSAAQQASAEDPTNTLISVKRFLGKTQLEIEQSYGQLPYEFEQTDSGLAVNTVAGPVSPVQASAEILKSLRARAEASFAGEELQGTVITVPAYFDDAQRQSTKDAAELAGLKVLRLLNEPTAAAVAYGLDSGQEGVIAVYDLGGGTFDISILRLNQGVFEVLATGGDSSLGGDDFDSALVSLFKLQTGINDLNAKELRLFINKAKACKEALSSYETVNVKLELREQSHTVTVTRAEFAELVMPLVKKTLRACRRAAKDAGVSNEEILQVVMVGGSTRMPVIREQVEGFFEKQPLTSIDPDRVVAIGAAIQADILVGNKPDSDMLLLDVLPLSLGLETMGGLVEKIIPRNTTIPVARAQEFTTFKDGQTAMSLHVLQGERELVDDCRSLAKFSLKGIPPMAAGAAHIRVTFKVDADGLLSVSAMEKSTGVQAEIQVKPSFGLSDDQVAQMLKESMSNAKEDMQARMLKEQQVEALRVLEALEASLATDSALLNEQELAHLREQMTLLAQAREQAQSPDEIKNAIEKVDAASSEFASRRMDVSIKQALQGQSVDEV
- the hscB gene encoding co-chaperone HscB, with product MRYFELFNIPVDYNVDLAKINQQYLELQRVVHPDRFAGKGERDKLLAVQKTAEINDALAVLKHPVKRAEYMLSERGVDIRAEQQTLQDPMFLMQQMEMREALEELPQSDDVEAAIEQFEQQIKALDVEFSQQLAQQLSSDSEQDLQQAADNIRKLKFVYKLRDELARIEDSLFD
- the fdx gene encoding ISC system 2Fe-2S type ferredoxin gives rise to the protein MPQIIFLPHEELCPEGAAIEAPKGQTVLDAALKNGISIPHACEKSCACTTCHVIVREGFDSLDESDELEDDMLDKAWGLEAESRLGCQAVIADEDLVVEIPKYNLNIVNEEH